In the Glycine max cultivar Williams 82 chromosome 6, Glycine_max_v4.0, whole genome shotgun sequence genome, AGGTTACATAATAACAACTGCAGCACTTGTTAATTAACAAAGTTCATTTTATTGTTGAGACAGAAAGTTATTAATATAAGAACGTAGATAGTTATGttgttaaagaaaataatatgatGAGAAAATAAGTTCAATATTATTAGTGATATTGAGTTtgaattaactatatttttagGAGACAGAATCACCACATGTTTATAATCTCCACTAAtctctatataatatatattcaagTTTATAATATACAGTGCATGTCATGCAGAGATTAATAGAATCAAACAACTTAATAATTTCTCATAATTTCAGGGGTAACTAATGGCCCGACTAAGCTTTGTTATGCTTAACACAGATTTCCTATTCTCCAAACTTCTTTTGGCTATTTCCCTCATAGAAAGAGTTAACGAGAGTTGTGGGTTAAGCCTGGTGGTGGCGTTATATTCCTGGCAGAAATCCCTGTGAGAGTTCAAAGCATCTTGCATGGCTACCTTCGGACTTCGCCCTACTCTTTCCTTAACAACTTCAGAACAAAGCCCACAAACCCACTTCCCACAATAACATTCTTGAACCTCTGTGATATAAACTGTGGTGCAATCCTCCTTCATCCCACAACATTGGCATTCAGCTTGTTCCACCTCTTCAATAGCACCAAGTTTCTTCTCCAACTCCAACTCATTATAGTATCTTCCAATTTCCTTCGACACGTCCGAGACAGCATTTCTAAGCTTTTGCTGATTCTGTTCCTGTTTAgtaaacaaattaacacataGAAAGTGCCAAACTATATGTATGTTAATTGAGAAGAAGACAAGAAGAAATAAATGTAAAGTAGCTAAGAGAGTATTTGCTAGAGCAGGTACCATGTAAGAAAAATTAACTACTAGCTTGCTCTTAATAATTTGTCTTTGATGCCAAATGGACGCGTGCAAATGCTTATTTATACATAAGATGTGGTTGAGAGAGTCATAATATAAAGTAAAGTTAGATAAGATTTTTTAAGTAGCGATGCATTTGATTGACAAGTGACAACTCGAATGCCTTTACAGACTAACTGTATTTGTACATGCAAAGTCCTCTATCAATACTTATTAATTGGTCCACTAGCCCTGCAACAAGCTTGCTATATTGATATGGTTTAGCTaagatttaataaaagaaatatgttaCATATCTACATGTTGAGTAATAATAAATCTAGTGCACTTCATCAAACACTTATAGCTAGCTAGCTATTCCCTGTTTACAAAGACATTAGGAAGTtggaaattaaattagttttaatcttTTGTGTCTGGCTTTAACTCGTGAAGGTTCAGAAAATGTTGCATGTATGCAGAGCAAGTGGCCGCTACTATACCATACGGAACTTTATGCATACGTGGACTGCTCTCTAtggttgaaatttaaataaattaagaagcAATCTAATTAAGGAAATAGAGAAACAGATCACGGTTATGTAGATATAAAAACAAAACCGTGGCACACTGCTTAACCAGAGCAaacaaatataatgaaaaaaacaagataaattATTAGGTGGTCTTAAATTGCTACCTGTTTATAGTGTCAACCaatattaatgtttatataagctatattcaaattttataatttataaaaaaataattattaaaaattatgtatcATAAAAAATAGTCGTAATTATGACAATATAAGACTATCAAATAATTCCTCCCAAACCAGAGAAttataattacttaattattagAATTTGAACTTAAGACATAACTTAACCTTTTAAAATTAAGCTTAAGCCTAAGACTTGTACAGATTAATTACATTTGTCCCCCGAGACTCGTAGGCCTAAAACTTGTACAGATTACATTTGTCTTGTATATAAAAGTGGGGGACAATCATATTGTTTATTGAAAACATTGAATTAAGCGTAAATCCAAATTCCAAGATAATAACTGAACCTATTCTA is a window encoding:
- the LOC100777634 gene encoding uncharacterized protein — its product is MALARVALRREQNQQKLRNAVSDVSKEIGRYYNELELEKKLGAIEEVEQAECQCCGMKEDCTTVYITEVQECYCGKWVCGLCSEVVKERVGRSPKVAMQDALNSHRDFCQEYNATTRLNPQLSLTLSMREIAKRSLENRKSVLSITKLSRAISYP